A genome region from Acidimicrobiales bacterium includes the following:
- a CDS encoding sigma-70 family RNA polymerase sigma factor, whose protein sequence is MPDTTSGLPSWPGVSEFEVARLLRRGRARGSLTLDEVIDVVRDAELTSELIAGIRSSLRAEGIDFEETVAVEVDADEVLRLVRASRGEYKVRLETGTDQGSVSDSTRLYLREIGQVALLTAADEVELAGAITDGNEAEARLADLAASGELGRIDRAEVARLRRRQRKGDRARDRLTRANLRLVVSVAKRFGGRGLPLLDLFQEGNLGLMRAVEKFDAGKGFKFSTYATWWIRQAITRAIADQSRTIRIPVHKVDAMNRVLRVQRDLAQELEREPSHSEIGERAVLRPDEVEDLLRLASEQDNPLSLDSPMGDEQDASLADLVPDLRAIAPADAAARRLLGEAVLASLDDLDKREKDVVRMRFGLDGEQPRTLEEVGRHFGVTRERVRQIEARTMAKLRHPHRSQKLRDYLDEG, encoded by the coding sequence ATGCCTGATACGACCTCCGGGTTGCCCTCATGGCCCGGAGTCTCGGAGTTCGAGGTGGCGCGACTGCTCCGTCGCGGTCGGGCTCGCGGCAGCCTCACCCTCGACGAGGTGATCGACGTCGTGCGAGATGCCGAGCTGACCTCTGAGCTGATTGCCGGCATCCGCTCGTCGCTCCGGGCCGAGGGCATCGATTTCGAAGAGACGGTCGCCGTGGAAGTCGACGCCGATGAGGTCCTGCGCCTGGTGCGGGCCAGCCGGGGGGAGTACAAGGTGCGGCTCGAGACCGGTACAGACCAGGGCTCGGTGAGCGACTCGACCCGCCTCTACCTGCGGGAGATCGGCCAGGTGGCCCTGTTGACCGCCGCCGACGAGGTGGAGCTGGCCGGCGCTATCACCGATGGCAACGAGGCCGAGGCTCGCCTGGCTGACCTGGCGGCGTCCGGTGAGTTGGGCCGGATTGACCGGGCAGAGGTAGCACGGCTCCGCCGGCGGCAGCGCAAGGGCGACCGGGCCCGCGACCGGTTGACCCGTGCCAACCTCCGTCTCGTGGTCTCGGTGGCCAAGAGGTTCGGCGGCCGGGGCCTTCCGCTCCTCGACCTGTTCCAGGAGGGCAACCTCGGATTGATGCGGGCTGTCGAGAAATTCGACGCAGGCAAGGGCTTCAAGTTCTCAACGTATGCCACGTGGTGGATCCGACAGGCGATCACCCGCGCGATAGCCGACCAGTCGCGAACCATCAGGATTCCGGTCCACAAGGTGGATGCCATGAACCGGGTGTTGAGGGTCCAACGGGACCTCGCCCAGGAGCTCGAACGGGAGCCGTCGCACTCCGAGATTGGTGAACGGGCGGTCCTGAGGCCTGACGAGGTCGAGGACCTCCTGCGCCTGGCCAGCGAGCAGGACAACCCGCTCTCGTTGGATTCCCCGATGGGTGACGAGCAGGACGCCAGCCTGGCCGACCTCGTGCCCGACCTGAGGGCCATCGCCCCGGCCGATGCCGCTGCCCGGCGACTCCTGGGAGAGGCGGTCCTGGCCTCCCTGGACGATCTGGACAAACGGGAGAAGGACGTCGTCCGTATGCGCTTCGGCCTGGATGGTGAGCAGCCGCGGACACTCGAGGAGGTG